The Brassica napus cultivar Da-Ae chromosome C7, Da-Ae, whole genome shotgun sequence genome has a segment encoding these proteins:
- the LOC106374815 gene encoding auxin-responsive protein SAUR68-like yields the protein MMNTKKLIKMVKKWQQRANLSREIISFHRSTTSSSTFVKKGCFVVYMTDKVRYAFLLCYMSSSIFQELFNISEEEFGLPTGGKFYHSIQLAWNI from the coding sequence ATGATGAACACAAAGAAGCTAATCAAGATGGTCAAGAAGTGGCAACAAAGAGCAAACTTAAGCAGGGAAATAATCTCATTCCATAGATCAACTACTAGCAGCTCAACCTTTGTAAAGAAGGGTTGTTTTGTGGTTTACATGACTGATAAAGTCCGATATGCTTTTCTGTTATGTTACATGAGCAGCTCTATTTTTCAAGAACTCTTTAATATATCTGAAGAAGAGTTCGGCCTCCCGACCGGTGGAAAATTTTACCATTCGATTCAACTTGCTTGGAATATCTAA